One Streptomyces sp. CG4 genomic window, AAGGCCGGTCGAGGGCACCTCCTTGTGTCCCGCGAAGCGGTCCGCCAGGAAGTCGATCTCGCGCTCGGCGAACTCCGCAGGAACATCCTCCAGCTCGTACCCGATGCCGAGATCCACATGGTGCAGCTCGATCTCGGCCCACCGCCGGAACGGCACCCGGGACGCGGAATCGGTGACCCCGTTGCGCAGCTCCACCGTGCGCGACCAGTCCGCCGGTGCGTCCCCCGCCGCCTGGAAGCGGCCCGTGCTCTCGCGCAGGTCGGCGAGCTGGGCGTCGAGGGGGCGCGGGGCGTCCCGCTCGATGTCGGCGTCCCGCGCCTCGGCGCTCGTGTACATGGGGCGGCCCTCGAGAACGTTCACGAGCGCGTCCGCGTTGCGGGCGAGGTGGGCGAGGACGTGTCCGCGGGTCCAGCCCGGGAGGCGTGACGGCTCGGCGAGCGACGCGTTGTCCAGTTCGGCGACCGCGGTGAGGAGCCGCTCGGTCGCGTCACGTACACATGCCAGGTCATGAGCGTGATCAATCATGAGCCCGACACTAGCCCCGCCACACCTTTGGGTGAAGGTGGTGAACCTCGCCCGCTAATCGAAAGCACGTGCTATATCGTCGGAGGCGGCGTCGGGCATGCTGGAGGGCCGGGGGTTGTTATGCAACCGGGCAATCCGACCGGCGTTGTCAGTGGCTCCCCCTAGTCTGAAGAAGCACGGGGCCCT contains:
- a CDS encoding maleylpyruvate isomerase family mycothiol-dependent enzyme translates to MIDHAHDLACVRDATERLLTAVAELDNASLAEPSRLPGWTRGHVLAHLARNADALVNVLEGRPMYTSAEARDADIERDAPRPLDAQLADLRESTGRFQAAGDAPADWSRTVELRNGVTDSASRVPFRRWAEIELHHVDLGIGYELEDVPAEFAEREIDFLADRFAGHKEVPSTGLATGDGRTWTTGGGAAGGQVAVEGTAADLLGWLAGRRDGSGLTVKGALPKLPPL